The Euphorbia lathyris chromosome 8, ddEupLath1.1, whole genome shotgun sequence genome has a window encoding:
- the LOC136203671 gene encoding 13S globulin basic chain-like gives MSLTCQKYCIFGYTGNTIFGLIIPECSQELDGEKNECHQILRVHSGDVLFFRAGETVWFNNDGNESLIVIGISRISNNDPFRRFSLGGLRNILAGFSSKFITKAFNVTHELATKLQRQIDLRGSTEYMTSGGFHLSSSTTAPSSPKQERKGPYNVNDESLCNINTRIAKISDPSNADLFIPGVGQLTTIDVHQLPILESSQLSVTYTLLLKDVMRLPHWENGYSAIYVVKGKGHIQVVDDNGKNVFDDIAKEGQLLLVPHSFLMAEQAKSERFEYATFKTNGNPITSELTGRNSVINCLPLEVLVNAFEINKEKAKKVKLGRNETSLVKIIP, from the exons ATGTCCCTTACTTGTCAGAAATATTGTATTTTTGGATATACAGGCAATACGATATTTGGTCTGATAATTCCCGAATGCAGTCAAGAATTAGATGGTGAGAAAAATGAGTGTCACCAAATTCTTCGTGTTCATAGTGGTGATGTGCTATTTTTTCGCGCTGGAGAAACCGTTTGGTTCAATAATGATGGAAATGAGAGTTTGATTGTCATTGGTATTTCTCGCATCTCCAACAATGATCCCTTCCGA AGGTTCTCCCTAGGAGGTCTCAGAAATATCTTAGCCGGATTTTCTTCAAAGTTTATCACTAAAGCTTTCAACGTTACTCATGAGTTGGCTACGaaacttcaaaggcagattGACCTTAGGGGTAGCACCGAATATATGACTAGTGGTGGATTTCATTTATCCAGTTCAACAACTGCCCCATCATCTCCAAAACAAGAGCGAAAAGGTCCCTACAATGTCAATGATGAGTCTTTATGCAACATTAACACGAGGATAGCAAAAATCTCTGATCCTTCAAATGCAGATCTTTTCATCCCAGGAGTTGGGCAATTGACAACCATCGACGTCCACCAACTCCCTATTCTTGAGTCAAGCCAACTCAGTGTTACTTACACCCTTCTTCTAAAG GATGTTATGAGATTACCCCATTGGGAAAATGGTTATAGCGCAATTTACGTGGTGAAGGGTAAAGGTCATATTCAAGTAGTGGATGACAATGGAAAGAATGTGTTCGACGACATTGCAAAGGAAGGACAACTGCTCCTAGTGCCGCATAGCTTTTTGATGGCGGAACAAGCAAAGAGTGAGAGATTCGAATACGCTACCTTCAAGACCAACGGCAACCCAATTACGTCTGAGCTTACTGGCAGAAATTCAGTCATTAATTGCTTGCCATTGGAGGTTCTTGTAAATGCATTCGAAATTAACAAGGAAAAGGCTAAGAAGGTGAAGTTAGGAAGGAATGAGACATCCTTAGTTAAAATCATACCATAA
- the LOC136203526 gene encoding 11S globulin seed storage protein Jug r 4-like, whose product MANYVSSLGLLLLLLLLSRVAISSNTNCQVIPRLFAREPSTNTPTAAGSIEIWDPNTDYFQCVGVQVIRYTLQPNRRSFPFYLNTDLLYYIIQGNTTFGLIISECSEELDREKNECHQILRVHSGDVLFFALKKPFGSIMMEMRVLLSLRFPLGGLTNILAGFSSKFITKAFNVTHELARKLQRQIDLRGSTEYMTSGGFHLSSSTTTPSSPKQERKGPYNVNDESLCDINTRIAKISDPSRADLFIPGVGQLTTIDVHQLPILESSQLSVTYTLLLKGKGHIQVVDDNGKNVFDGIVKEGQLLLVPHSFLMAEQAKSKIVEYITFKTNGNPITSELTGRNSVINCLPLEVLTNAFEINKEEAKKVKLGRNETSLVKIIP is encoded by the exons ATGGCAAATTATGTTTCTTCTCTCggtcttcttctcctcctcctcctccttagcCGCGTAGCTATTAGTTCTAATACTAATTGCCAAGTGATCCCTCGTCTTTTTGCGAGGGAACCTAGTACGAATACTCCTACAGCAGCTGGTTCTATCGAAATCTGGGATCCAAACACCGACTACTTTCAATGTGTTGGTGTACAGGTTATTCGGTACACCCTTCAACCCAATCGCCGATCGTTCCCATTTTACCTCAATACTGATCTACTGTATTACATCATTCAAg GCAATACGACATTTGGTCTGATAATTTCCGAATGCTCTGAAGAATTAGATCGTGAGAAAAATGAGTGTCACCAGATTCTTCGTGTTCATAGTGGTGACGTGCTTTTTTTCGCGCTGAAGAAACCTTTTGGTTCAATAATGATGGAAATGAGAGTTTTATTGTCATTG AGGTTCCCTCTAGGAGGTCTCACAAATATCTTAGCCGGATTTTCTTCAAAGTTTATCACTAAAGCTTTCAACGTTACTCATGAGTTGGCTAGGaaacttcaaaggcagattGACCTTAGGGGTAGCACCGAATATATGACTAGTGGTGGATTTCATTTATCCAGTTCAACAACTACCCCATCATCTCCAAAACAAGAGCGAAAAGGTCCCTACAATGTCAATGATGAGTCTTTATGTGACATTAACACGAGGATAGCAAAAATCTCTGATCCTTCAAGGGCAGATCTTTTCATCCCAGGAGTTGGGCAATTGACAACCATCGATGTCCACCAACTCCCTATTCTTGAGTCAAGCCAACTCAGTGTTACCTACACCCTTCTTCTAAAG GGTAAAGGTCATATTCAAGTAGTGGATGACAATGGAAAGAATGTGTTCGATGGCATTGTAAAGGAAGGACAACTGCTCCTAGTGCCGCATAGCTTTTTGATGGCGGAACAAGCAAAGAGTAAGATAGTCGAATACATTACCTTCAAGACCAACGGTAACCCAATTACCTCTGAGCTTACTGGTCGAAACTCAGTCATTAATTGCTTGCCATTGGAGGTTCTTACAAATGCATTTGAAATTAACAAGGAAGAGGCTAAGAAGGTGAAGTTAGGAAGGAATGAGACATCCTTAGTTAAAATCATACCATAA